Proteins encoded within one genomic window of Salipaludibacillus agaradhaerens:
- a CDS encoding 5'-methylthioadenosine/adenosylhomocysteine nucleosidase has protein sequence MTIGIIGAMDEEVLYFRKRMVDFESISHGKQTFYKGRWHGHETIVVKCGVGKVNAAMVSQMLIDVYNVDKLIFTGVAGAVNPELNVGDILISQSCQQHDIEATALGFSQGVIPMYDGPSVFQADPTLLNIAYSAANELAKKMEKAVLKGKVVSGDQFISDPSQVTLLREMFTADCVEMEGAAVAHVADFNHIPFVIIRSISDKADGKASGDFQTFMAEAAQTSAEIVSHMLELKL, from the coding sequence ATGACAATCGGGATTATTGGGGCAATGGATGAAGAGGTTTTATACTTTCGAAAAAGGATGGTTGATTTTGAAAGTATTTCTCATGGTAAACAAACATTTTATAAGGGACGATGGCATGGTCATGAAACGATCGTTGTGAAATGCGGAGTAGGAAAAGTGAATGCAGCTATGGTCAGTCAGATGCTGATTGATGTTTATAATGTAGACAAGCTCATTTTTACAGGGGTGGCAGGAGCAGTCAATCCCGAGCTAAATGTTGGTGACATTCTTATTTCTCAATCGTGTCAACAACACGATATCGAGGCCACAGCTTTAGGTTTTTCACAGGGCGTCATTCCAATGTATGACGGCCCGTCGGTATTCCAGGCAGATCCGACTTTACTTAACATCGCTTATTCAGCAGCAAACGAGCTAGCAAAAAAAATGGAGAAGGCAGTTTTAAAAGGGAAAGTCGTCAGTGGCGATCAATTTATCTCAGACCCTTCTCAAGTGACATTGTTGCGTGAGATGTTTACAGCAGATTGCGTTGAAATGGAAGGGGCAGCGGTTGCTCATGTAGCTGATTTTAACCACATTCCTTTCGTCATTATACGCTCCATTTCTGACAAAGCCGATGGAAAAGCCAGTGGGGATTTTCAAACGTTTATGGCAGAAGCTGCTCAAACGTCAGCTGAAATCGTCAGTCATATGCTGGAATTGAAATTATAA
- a CDS encoding acetoin utilization protein AcuC, with translation MKQEAVYIFSQEQLQYKFHHDHPFNQHRLSITTDLLKAADALSDDFILPARQATLEELLLIHDEDYIQAVIAAAEGQSRSSYRTTYGIGTDDTPVFPQMHDAAAWLVGGTLTAVDCVMSNAYSHALNLGGGLHHGFRGKASGFCIYNDSSIAIEYIRQKYGARVLYVDTDAHHGDGVQWAFYNDPDVCTLSFHESGRFLFPGTGHVNERGHGDGYGYSFNIPFEAFTEDASWLSSYRKAMREVTAYFKPDIILTQNGADAHYYDPLTHLCSTMTIFHEIPKLAHELAHEFCDGRWVAVGGGGYDIWRVVPRAWSSLWLEMSNQQHKMKTCIPDTWIKQWEKEAPVSLPTSWTDPEGIYPHISRQADIETKNRRSLIKALKPIIDISD, from the coding sequence ATGAAACAAGAGGCAGTCTATATTTTTTCCCAAGAACAGCTGCAATACAAATTTCATCATGACCACCCTTTCAATCAGCACAGATTATCTATTACAACTGATTTACTGAAAGCAGCTGATGCACTTTCAGACGACTTTATTCTCCCAGCAAGGCAAGCAACATTAGAAGAGCTTCTTCTCATCCATGATGAGGATTACATTCAAGCTGTCATTGCAGCAGCAGAAGGACAAAGTCGTTCCTCTTACCGTACGACATACGGCATTGGTACAGATGATACCCCCGTTTTTCCCCAGATGCATGATGCAGCTGCTTGGCTCGTAGGGGGCACCTTAACCGCTGTCGATTGTGTCATGTCCAATGCTTATTCTCATGCATTGAATTTAGGCGGTGGCCTTCACCATGGCTTTAGAGGGAAAGCGTCAGGATTTTGTATTTATAACGACAGTTCAATAGCCATTGAATACATTCGGCAAAAATATGGGGCACGCGTTTTATATGTAGATACCGATGCTCACCATGGAGATGGGGTCCAATGGGCATTTTACAACGATCCTGACGTATGCACACTCTCATTTCATGAAAGTGGACGATTCCTTTTCCCTGGCACAGGACATGTGAACGAGCGGGGGCACGGGGATGGTTATGGCTATTCATTCAATATACCTTTTGAAGCGTTCACTGAGGACGCCTCATGGCTTTCTTCATATCGAAAAGCGATGAGGGAGGTGACGGCTTATTTTAAACCTGATATTATTCTCACACAAAATGGGGCTGATGCTCATTATTACGATCCTTTAACCCACTTGTGCAGTACGATGACCATTTTTCACGAAATCCCTAAATTAGCTCATGAACTGGCACACGAATTTTGTGATGGGCGCTGGGTTGCCGTAGGTGGTGGGGGATATGATATTTGGCGAGTCGTTCCCCGTGCCTGGTCATCACTGTGGCTTGAAATGTCAAACCAACAGCATAAAATGAAGACCTGTATACCAGACACATGGATTAAACAATGGGAAAAAGAAGCGCCCGTATCCTTACCTACCTCATGGACAGATCCTGAAGGCATTTACCCTCATATTTCCCGACAAGCAGACATAGAAACAAAAAACAGACGTTCATTAATAAAAGCGTTAAAGCCCATCATAGACATAAGCGATTGA
- a CDS encoding CBS and ACT domain-containing protein: MHVRDIMVTKVIVAPPEMSLSEALKLMLLHRIRHLPIVDKHNHLVGIISDRDLSDAIPSIFDSKPKEDVMSLPVSKVMVENVITALPDDFVEEAAHIMTEQQISCLPVEENGRLIGIITETDLLNILVRLTGADLPTSRLEIDVPNETGQLSNVSDVIKRHKINIHSVLVYPSFSNSERQTLVFRIQCMDMRGLISALKEKHYKIVWPQDVGMTQ; this comes from the coding sequence ATGCATGTGCGAGATATTATGGTGACGAAAGTGATAGTTGCCCCACCTGAGATGTCACTTTCGGAAGCTTTAAAATTAATGCTCCTCCACCGAATTCGTCATTTACCTATCGTAGACAAACACAATCATTTAGTCGGAATTATATCAGATCGAGATTTAAGTGATGCTATTCCTTCCATTTTTGACAGCAAACCTAAAGAAGATGTCATGTCTCTCCCCGTATCAAAGGTAATGGTTGAAAATGTGATAACAGCCCTTCCTGATGATTTCGTGGAAGAAGCGGCCCACATAATGACAGAGCAACAAATTAGCTGCTTACCAGTCGAAGAAAATGGGCGTCTTATCGGAATTATTACGGAAACGGATTTACTTAATATATTAGTCAGATTAACGGGGGCTGACCTACCTACATCTCGCCTAGAAATTGATGTTCCAAATGAAACTGGTCAATTATCTAATGTGAGCGATGTCATAAAGCGACATAAAATTAATATTCATAGTGTCCTTGTATATCCTTCGTTTTCAAATTCTGAAAGACAAACGCTCGTTTTCCGTATTCAATGTATGGATATGCGAGGATTAATATCTGCGTTAAAAGAGAAGCATTACAAGATTGTTTGGCCGCAAGATGTGGGGATGACACAATGA
- a CDS encoding GNAT family N-acetyltransferase, giving the protein MKHRKTCKSLRLKSKDNHQFIIEGPIPKHTLEECELDSKLTAFRPSDQQKKALLKVADLDESRIIVARDGHLIIGYAIFLYPDPLERWSEIELDNLLELGAIEVSSDYRGHQIAKHLLKVAMMDEAMEDYIIITTEYYWHWDLRGTGLSIWEYRDVMEKVMKTGGLEWYATDDPEICSHPANCLMARIGKRVTPDAVHEFNRVRFKHKYML; this is encoded by the coding sequence GTGAAGCACCGAAAAACCTGTAAGTCACTTCGACTCAAATCAAAAGACAATCATCAATTCATCATCGAAGGCCCTATTCCAAAACATACCCTTGAAGAATGTGAATTAGATTCAAAACTGACAGCATTTCGTCCATCTGACCAACAAAAGAAAGCGCTTTTAAAAGTAGCTGATTTGGATGAAAGCCGAATTATCGTAGCAAGGGATGGCCATTTAATTATCGGCTATGCTATTTTCTTATATCCAGATCCATTAGAGAGATGGTCAGAAATTGAGCTAGATAATTTATTAGAATTAGGTGCAATTGAGGTGTCCAGCGATTACCGTGGTCATCAAATTGCGAAACACCTTTTAAAAGTAGCGATGATGGATGAAGCGATGGAAGACTATATTATTATCACCACTGAATACTACTGGCATTGGGATTTAAGAGGTACAGGATTATCTATTTGGGAATACCGTGATGTTATGGAAAAAGTCATGAAGACCGGGGGCTTAGAATGGTATGCCACTGATGATCCAGAAATTTGCTCCCACCCAGCAAACTGTTTAATGGCTCGCATTGGTAAACGTGTCACTCCCGACGCGGTTCATGAGTTTAACCGAGTTCGCTTTAAACACAAATATATGTTGTAA
- a CDS encoding transglycosylase domain-containing protein has protein sequence MSDQRFSVKAFLKRKEPQSVIKGVRVTSKVFWNLFLIFSTLALISLFFIGGAAAGYFASLVQDEPIRSFEDIQNDIYDYEEATEIYFANDVYLGDLPSPLERREVNLEDISQHLIDAVIATEDEYFYEHEGIVPKALFRAVYQDFSNADTQTGGSTLTQQLIKNQVLTSDVTHDRKALEILLAIRTENFFEKDEILEAYLNVVPFGRNANGRQVAGAQSAAQGIFGVDASELNIAQSAFIAGLPQSPFAYTPFTSQGVVKEDFEAGLNRMTTVLNRMHSRGYITDEELEEALAYDIRENLTEARASSLEAYPFVTDEVQRRARPILAEVLMEQDGVDLDEIDDEAQRELMISRYTEEAERALQREGYKIHTTINKDIYDAQQEVIENFSYFAPSRTEIVTDEDGEEVEITRPEEPGSVLIDNSTGAIISFVGGRDYETQNYNHATQAIRHTGSTMKPLLTYAVGFETGVLQPGFITPDTPYTYRANNDNVTNFDNSHRGLMTAREALALSRNVPAVREFAKVDHSIAREALINYGFERFMQEDEPYESTALGTIGMTIEANTSAYSTFGNNGVRQESYMIERIETSDGEVVFEHESEEIDILSPQTNYLMIDMMRDVVSSGGTASQLPSYLNFNSDLYGKTGTSQEIRDSWFVGGNPNITQSIWLGFGDNEPIPQESHGMRYNQRTQMLWAALANAAYEVEPDLIAPSERFEQPDGIVSQSICGISGKLPSDLCREAGFVTTDLFNVKYVPTEEDDSLSRVQYVRVNDDMYKALESTPTEFTKAGVAIKEEYFDFADGDISEYIPDGWDNLVPDKEAPDNGKTPDSLRSVSTSGNSISWSTHHEGDVIGYRVYYSSDGSNFSKVDSVRWDESYSYSGSSGYYYVTAVDVAGRESSAGDDVSIGNPDDDDDDSSNDDGNDDESNSDENENDDNSNNDNNENNNSNNNNNATREDEDDNENESNDNNNTDDSNNNENDNETDNNESNNTNTSN, from the coding sequence ATGAGTGATCAAAGGTTTTCTGTTAAAGCGTTTTTAAAACGGAAAGAACCTCAATCTGTCATAAAAGGGGTCCGTGTTACCTCGAAGGTTTTTTGGAATTTATTTTTGATTTTTTCCACACTTGCCCTTATCTCTCTTTTCTTTATTGGAGGGGCTGCAGCCGGTTATTTTGCATCACTTGTACAAGATGAACCGATTCGCAGTTTTGAAGACATTCAAAATGATATTTATGACTATGAGGAAGCAACCGAAATATATTTTGCAAACGACGTATATTTAGGGGATTTACCAAGTCCTTTAGAACGAAGAGAAGTAAATTTAGAGGATATTTCTCAACATTTAATTGATGCGGTGATTGCCACTGAGGATGAATACTTCTATGAACACGAAGGCATTGTACCTAAAGCATTATTTAGAGCCGTTTATCAAGACTTCTCTAATGCTGATACTCAAACTGGTGGGAGTACTTTAACGCAGCAATTAATCAAAAATCAAGTTTTAACAAGCGACGTGACACACGATCGGAAAGCTCTTGAAATACTCTTAGCGATTAGAACAGAAAATTTCTTTGAAAAAGACGAGATTCTGGAAGCTTATTTAAATGTCGTCCCTTTCGGTAGGAATGCCAATGGAAGGCAAGTAGCTGGCGCGCAATCAGCAGCTCAAGGTATTTTCGGTGTTGATGCCTCTGAATTAAATATTGCGCAATCGGCCTTTATTGCCGGATTGCCACAGAGTCCATTTGCCTATACACCTTTTACTTCTCAAGGAGTGGTGAAAGAGGACTTTGAAGCGGGGCTAAATCGAATGACTACTGTGTTAAACCGTATGCACAGCCGTGGTTATATTACCGATGAAGAACTTGAAGAAGCGCTTGCTTATGATATTCGAGAAAATTTGACAGAAGCTCGTGCTAGTAGTCTTGAGGCATATCCGTTTGTAACCGATGAAGTCCAAAGACGAGCAAGACCAATTTTAGCTGAAGTGTTAATGGAACAAGATGGTGTTGACCTCGATGAAATTGATGATGAGGCTCAACGAGAGCTCATGATAAGTCGATATACTGAAGAAGCCGAGCGAGCCCTTCAACGAGAAGGCTATAAAATTCACACGACGATCAACAAAGATATTTATGACGCACAACAAGAGGTTATTGAAAACTTTAGCTACTTCGCTCCAAGTAGAACAGAAATCGTCACTGACGAAGATGGTGAAGAAGTTGAAATTACACGGCCGGAAGAGCCTGGGTCTGTTTTAATTGATAATTCTACCGGTGCTATTATTAGCTTTGTTGGCGGCCGTGATTATGAAACGCAAAATTATAATCATGCGACACAAGCAATACGCCATACAGGTTCCACGATGAAACCATTACTAACGTATGCTGTCGGCTTTGAAACAGGTGTCTTACAGCCAGGCTTTATTACCCCTGATACGCCATATACTTATAGGGCAAATAATGACAACGTCACTAACTTTGATAATTCCCATAGAGGCTTAATGACAGCACGTGAGGCACTCGCTTTATCACGTAACGTCCCTGCTGTTAGGGAGTTTGCGAAAGTAGATCATAGTATCGCGCGTGAAGCCCTTATTAACTATGGATTTGAGCGCTTTATGCAGGAAGATGAGCCTTATGAATCTACTGCTCTTGGAACGATCGGCATGACCATTGAAGCAAATACGAGTGCCTATTCTACTTTCGGTAACAATGGCGTTCGACAAGAATCTTATATGATTGAACGCATCGAAACATCTGATGGCGAGGTAGTGTTTGAACATGAGTCTGAAGAAATCGATATCCTTTCTCCTCAGACGAACTATTTGATGATTGATATGATGCGTGATGTGGTGTCAAGCGGTGGGACAGCTTCACAATTGCCGAGCTACCTTAACTTTAATTCAGACCTGTACGGAAAAACAGGGACGAGTCAAGAAATTAGAGATTCTTGGTTCGTTGGTGGAAATCCAAATATTACTCAAAGTATTTGGCTCGGTTTTGGTGACAATGAGCCAATACCGCAGGAATCACATGGCATGCGGTATAACCAGCGCACCCAAATGTTATGGGCCGCTTTGGCAAATGCAGCTTATGAGGTAGAACCTGACTTAATAGCGCCTTCAGAGCGGTTTGAGCAACCTGATGGGATCGTCAGTCAATCCATTTGTGGCATTTCCGGTAAACTCCCATCTGATTTATGTCGGGAAGCTGGTTTTGTCACAACCGACTTATTTAATGTAAAATATGTCCCAACAGAAGAAGATGACAGTTTATCCCGTGTACAATATGTGCGTGTCAATGATGACATGTACAAAGCCCTTGAATCAACACCGACTGAATTTACGAAAGCAGGGGTAGCCATTAAAGAAGAATACTTTGACTTTGCAGATGGGGATATATCCGAATACATTCCAGATGGATGGGATAACCTTGTTCCCGATAAAGAGGCACCTGATAATGGGAAAACACCCGATTCTTTACGATCAGTCTCCACATCAGGAAATAGTATCTCTTGGAGCACACATCATGAAGGAGATGTGATCGGCTATCGCGTCTACTACTCTTCAGATGGTTCCAACTTTAGTAAAGTTGATAGTGTTCGTTGGGATGAGAGCTATAGTTATTCAGGGAGCTCAGGCTACTATTACGTCACAGCTGTAGATGTAGCTGGAAGAGAATCATCAGCTGGTGATGATGTATCTATCGGCAATCCTGATGATGACGATGATGACTCATCAAATGATGACGGAAATGACGATGAATCTAACTCAGATGAAAATGAGAATGACGACAACTCAAACAATGATAATAATGAAAACAACAACTCTAATAACAATAACAACGCTACTCGTGAAGACGAGGATGATAACGAGAACGAATCAAATGACAATAACAACACAGATGATTCGAATAATAATGAGAATGATAACGAAACAGATAATAATGAATCAAACAACACGAATACGTCTAATTAA
- the tyrS gene encoding tyrosine--tRNA ligase — protein sequence MTTLLEDLTFRGLVNQMTDEEGLKELIDKESVKLYCGFDPTGDSLHIGHLLTILTLRRFQLAGHKPYPLVGGATGLIGDPSGKKAERTLNEQAVVEGYSDKIKTQLQRFLDFDGTNAATLVNNYDWIGSMTVIDFLRDVGKYFGLNYMLAKESVETRIETGISFTEFSYQILQSYDFYRLNKEEGVKLQIGGSDQWGNITAGLELIRRMSGEEEGERPKAFGFTIPLVTKADGTKFGKTEGGAIWLDPEKTSPYEFYQFLLNTDDQDVIKFLKYFTFLTREEIEALEIELKERPHERLPHRRLAEELTAFVHSEAAVKQAKRISEALFGGGDLKELTGEEVLQGFKDVPSYDMPEPEKSLVDLLVDAGISPSKRQAREDIKNGAVYINGDRCQDIDKQMGMDDKIDGQFTIIRRGKKKFYLIK from the coding sequence ATGACAACATTACTTGAAGATTTAACGTTTCGTGGGCTTGTTAACCAAATGACAGATGAAGAAGGCTTGAAAGAACTGATAGACAAAGAATCAGTTAAGTTGTACTGTGGTTTTGACCCCACTGGTGACAGCCTTCATATCGGTCACCTATTAACGATTTTGACATTGAGACGTTTTCAGTTGGCAGGGCATAAACCGTATCCGTTAGTAGGTGGCGCCACTGGTTTAATCGGTGATCCTAGCGGAAAAAAAGCAGAACGGACATTAAATGAACAAGCAGTTGTGGAAGGCTATAGCGACAAAATAAAAACGCAGCTTCAACGTTTCCTTGACTTCGATGGCACGAACGCTGCGACACTTGTTAATAACTACGACTGGATTGGTTCCATGACAGTTATTGATTTCCTGAGAGATGTGGGTAAATATTTTGGACTAAATTATATGCTTGCTAAAGAATCTGTAGAGACACGAATCGAAACGGGTATATCTTTTACAGAATTCAGTTACCAGATATTACAATCTTATGATTTCTACCGTCTTAACAAAGAAGAAGGTGTGAAGTTACAAATTGGTGGTAGTGATCAGTGGGGGAATATTACCGCAGGACTTGAATTAATCCGCCGTATGTCAGGTGAGGAAGAAGGGGAACGACCAAAAGCATTTGGTTTTACGATTCCACTTGTAACAAAGGCAGATGGTACGAAGTTTGGTAAAACTGAAGGAGGAGCGATTTGGCTCGATCCAGAGAAAACGTCCCCGTACGAATTTTATCAATTTTTGTTAAATACAGATGATCAAGACGTTATTAAATTCCTGAAGTATTTTACATTTCTAACGCGTGAAGAAATTGAGGCATTGGAGATCGAATTAAAAGAGCGTCCGCATGAGCGACTTCCACACCGTCGTTTAGCTGAAGAATTAACAGCTTTTGTGCATAGTGAAGCAGCTGTTAAACAGGCAAAGCGGATTAGTGAGGCATTATTTGGCGGCGGTGATTTAAAAGAGTTAACGGGTGAAGAAGTGCTGCAAGGTTTTAAGGATGTACCATCTTATGACATGCCAGAACCTGAAAAAAGTCTGGTTGATTTGCTAGTGGATGCAGGGATTTCACCATCTAAACGTCAAGCACGTGAAGATATTAAGAATGGTGCCGTTTATATTAATGGTGATCGTTGCCAAGATATAGATAAGCAGATGGGGATGGATGATAAAATCGATGGTCAATTTACGATCATTCGTCGCGGAAAGAAAAAGTTTTATCTTATAAAATAA
- a CDS encoding glycoside hydrolase domain-containing protein, whose translation MRNLYWGVDSATDVDQALYACVVANFGQPDFWGRYLTTVPNVNEGLTREEIAFLQGVGIKLMPIYNDFSEALGYTQGRVAARNAIFHAQRLGITGDIFIFANLENFFNIDADWLIGWADAFVDSSFRPGYYNDPIEGDFNEAFCEAQEQSENVRFQTVLWSAEPEPGVTTKANTPVYNPEAPECGGNVWAWQYGRDAAACPIDTVLMEERLFNSLF comes from the coding sequence ATGAGAAATCTTTACTGGGGGGTGGACTCTGCCACAGATGTTGATCAAGCATTGTACGCGTGTGTAGTAGCTAATTTTGGCCAGCCGGATTTTTGGGGCAGATATTTGACAACTGTTCCGAACGTTAATGAAGGGCTTACACGTGAGGAAATTGCATTTTTGCAAGGTGTGGGAATTAAATTGATGCCGATTTATAATGATTTTAGCGAAGCATTAGGCTATACACAAGGCAGGGTGGCAGCAAGGAACGCGATTTTTCACGCCCAAAGACTAGGAATAACAGGAGATATTTTTATTTTTGCCAACTTGGAAAATTTCTTTAATATCGATGCAGATTGGCTAATTGGCTGGGCGGATGCCTTTGTCGATAGCAGCTTCCGTCCGGGGTACTATAACGACCCGATCGAAGGGGATTTTAATGAAGCGTTTTGTGAGGCACAGGAACAAAGTGAAAATGTTAGGTTTCAAACAGTCTTGTGGAGTGCCGAACCTGAACCGGGCGTCACGACAAAAGCGAACACCCCTGTTTATAACCCAGAAGCTCCTGAGTGCGGGGGGAATGTGTGGGCCTGGCAATATGGTCGGGACGCCGCAGCTTGCCCGATAGATACCGTTCTTATGGAGGAACGGTTGTTTAATAGTCTGTTTTAG
- a CDS encoding YolD-like family protein yields the protein MKKHEDIFLRRGNLMWEGSRMMLPEHIQALREYDLEKAEDPKPHLTEDELTDMGHIAFDSMRYTLEVKLTHWHEGYYTDVIGIIDKIDTQLKQVKINDKWIKINLIKVIERL from the coding sequence ATGAAAAAACACGAGGACATATTTTTACGAAGAGGTAATTTAATGTGGGAAGGGAGCCGAATGATGTTGCCGGAACACATTCAAGCTTTAAGGGAGTACGATCTTGAAAAAGCCGAGGATCCTAAACCTCATTTAACTGAGGATGAACTAACGGACATGGGCCACATCGCCTTTGACTCCATGAGATATACATTAGAAGTTAAACTAACACACTGGCATGAAGGCTATTATACGGATGTAATCGGGATTATTGATAAAATAGATACACAGCTTAAACAGGTTAAAATTAATGATAAGTGGATAAAAATTAACTTGATTAAAGTGATCGAGAGGCTATAA
- a CDS encoding cellulase family glycosylhydrolase — protein MKKITTIFVVLLMTVALFSIGNTTAADNDSVVEEHGQLSISNGELVNERGEQVQLKGMSSHGLQWYGQFVNYESMKWLRDDWGINVFRAAMYTSSGGYIDDPSVKEKVKEAVEAAIDLDIYVIIDWHILSDNDPNIYKEEAKDFFDEMSELYGDYPNVIYEIANEPNGSDVTWDNQIKPYAEEVIPVIRNNDPNNIIIVGTGTWSQDVHHAADNQLADPNVMYAFHFYAGTHGQNLRDQVDYALDQGAAIFVSEWGTSAATGDGGVFLDEAQVWIDFMDERNLSWANWSLTHKDESSAALMPGANPTGGWTEAELSPSGTFVREKIRESASIPPSDPTPPSDPGEPDPTPPSDPGEYPAWDPNQIYTNEIVYHNGQLWQAKWWTQNQEPGDPYGPWEPLKSDPDSGEPDPTPPSDPGENPAWDPTQIYTDEIVYHNGQLWQAKWWTQNQEPGDPYGPWEPLN, from the coding sequence ATGAAAAAGATAACTACTATTTTTGTCGTATTGCTTATGACAGTGGCGTTGTTCAGTATAGGAAACACGACTGCTGCTGATAATGATTCAGTTGTAGAAGAACATGGGCAATTAAGTATTAGTAACGGTGAATTAGTCAATGAACGAGGCGAACAAGTTCAGTTAAAAGGGATGAGTTCCCATGGTTTGCAATGGTACGGTCAATTTGTAAACTATGAAAGTATGAAATGGCTAAGAGATGATTGGGGAATAAATGTATTCCGAGCAGCAATGTATACCTCTTCAGGAGGATATATTGATGATCCATCAGTAAAGGAAAAAGTAAAAGAGGCTGTTGAAGCTGCGATAGACCTTGATATATATGTGATCATTGATTGGCATATCCTTTCAGACAATGACCCAAATATATATAAAGAAGAAGCGAAGGATTTCTTTGATGAAATGTCAGAGTTGTATGGAGACTATCCGAATGTGATATACGAAATTGCAAATGAACCGAATGGTAGTGATGTTACGTGGGACAATCAAATAAAACCGTATGCAGAGGAAGTCATTCCGGTTATTCGTAACAATGACCCTAATAACATTATTATTGTAGGTACAGGTACATGGAGTCAGGATGTCCATCATGCAGCTGATAATCAGCTTGCAGATCCTAACGTCATGTATGCATTTCATTTTTATGCAGGGACACATGGTCAAAATTTACGAGACCAAGTAGATTATGCATTAGATCAAGGAGCAGCGATATTTGTTAGTGAATGGGGAACAAGTGCAGCTACAGGTGATGGTGGCGTGTTTTTAGATGAAGCACAAGTGTGGATTGACTTTATGGATGAAAGAAATTTAAGCTGGGCCAACTGGTCTCTAACGCATAAAGATGAGTCATCTGCAGCGTTAATGCCAGGTGCAAATCCAACTGGTGGTTGGACAGAGGCTGAACTATCTCCATCTGGTACATTTGTGAGGGAAAAAATAAGAGAATCAGCATCTATTCCGCCAAGCGATCCAACACCGCCATCTGATCCAGGAGAACCGGATCCAACGCCCCCAAGTGATCCAGGAGAGTATCCAGCATGGGATCCAAATCAAATTTACACAAATGAAATTGTGTACCATAACGGCCAGCTATGGCAAGCAAAATGGTGGACACAAAATCAAGAGCCAGGTGACCCGTACGGTCCGTGGGAACCACTCAAATCTGATCCAGATTCAGGAGAACCGGATCCAACGCCCCCAAGTGATCCAGGAGAAAATCCAGCATGGGACCCAACGCAAATTTACACAGATGAAATTGTGTACCATAACGGCCAGCTATGGCAAGCAAAATGGTGGACACAAAATCAAGAGCCAGGTGACCCATACGGTCCGTGGGAACCACTCAATTAA
- the rpsD gene encoding 30S ribosomal protein S4 — translation MARYTGPSWKISRRLGISLSGTGKELQKRPYGPGQHGPNQRKKLTEYGLQLQEKQKLRHMYGMNERQFQRLFEQAGKQSGIHGENFMVLLESRLDNLVYRLGLARTRRQARQLVNHGHITVDGGRVDIPSYRVTPGQTIGLREKSRNLDIVKAAVEVNDFTPAYVEFDADKLEGTFTRLPERSELPAEINEQLIVEWYSR, via the coding sequence ATGGCTCGATATACTGGACCAAGCTGGAAGATTTCCCGCCGCCTTGGTATCTCATTAAGTGGAACTGGAAAAGAACTTCAAAAACGTCCTTATGGCCCAGGACAACACGGCCCTAACCAACGTAAAAAATTAACGGAATACGGCCTTCAGCTTCAAGAGAAGCAAAAACTTCGTCACATGTACGGCATGAACGAACGCCAATTCCAACGTCTTTTCGAACAAGCCGGTAAACAGTCTGGTATTCACGGTGAAAACTTCATGGTTTTACTTGAATCCCGTCTTGATAACCTTGTTTATCGTTTAGGACTTGCCCGCACACGTCGTCAAGCACGTCAATTAGTTAACCATGGCCATATCACTGTAGATGGTGGACGCGTAGATATTCCATCTTACCGTGTAACACCTGGTCAAACTATCGGTTTGCGTGAAAAATCACGTAATCTTGATATCGTCAAAGCAGCTGTTGAAGTTAACGACTTTACGCCTGCTTACGTTGAATTTGATGCAGATAAGCTCGAAGGTACGTTCACTCGTTTACCTGAGCGTTCTGAGCTTCCAGCTGAAATTAACGAACAACTTATCGTTGAGTGGTACTCTCGTTAA